A stretch of Anaerolineae bacterium DNA encodes these proteins:
- a CDS encoding phospholipid carrier-dependent glycosyltransferase, which yields MGDRLGEPPAATVQRPPTLGRWRQRATAGRGMSGLAWAFLGLALALVAQMEAWEGRPGNATAIFMLAAVVYLYSRPSYTFRPLSVRFPALPRQSRDVALMWLAGAVILGSLGLLLFASHGGELIAWAPYLASLLCLVAAAQVLRRHEERAPRPLGREWAFLAAILSWGAFMRLHRLDSFPAGIYYDEAVNAMEGLRALAEGYFPPFFAGELGFYGRFGALYEYWVGAALSFWGSNELALRLTAVFPGLLALPLFYLLARELFDRPVALAATLMLATSRWHANFSRIAFDAILVPTLLLAALLFLVRGIHRSQRSGYLLAGICLGLGLMTYTAFRLAPLLLLAAVTLYVLLRQLPLKEAALGLALLIAATAVAATPEIHHYLSDPESFSERTRRVSIQGDRSLWEAREDVLESLKRHLGMFNLAGDRNGRHNLPGAPQLHPLTGSLFVLGAFGCLALLRAPQSWMLLVWILVMLPAGVLSVLFEAPQALRTIGLVPAVYLIAAVPLADLWSRWCDTFGARRWRLLAPALAAGLVWLLAGSYHTFFLRQASDFAVWNGFSTPETHMALSIRARGQGRTIYVDPVLHGQPTVRFLLPEYAEPDPYVPQEVLPLRESGPEGALVFVWEQHRSLAQLLARWYPTAELVEHANPADGHASMYEFILSPADIEQPRGLEMETAWPGESGGPLPSPRLELELAEGMPLPQAVTWRGVLVAPQSGTYRFRLEAPGQAAVMLDGATVVRAPEVRTAEVHLARGRHDLWAQLLPDRAGRLQFLWRLPDATEYVAVSEQYFYHFPVEPGGLQGDYLPGAGDDWSPSALAPAGSSQGFSRVDPWVDMFVHKLPLERPYRVRWHGWLVPPMPGQYVLSLSARDRAQLWLDGEPVLDTAEPEVPALLAVELAWAVPIEVRFWDETGHTRVKLRWLRPDGLEEVVPTSALLPPAPRAVAVGD from the coding sequence GTGGGTGACCGACTCGGCGAACCACCGGCTGCTACGGTTCAGCGACCCCCGACCCTAGGCCGCTGGCGCCAGAGAGCCACCGCCGGCCGGGGCATGAGCGGCCTGGCGTGGGCCTTTCTGGGGCTGGCGCTCGCTCTAGTGGCCCAGATGGAGGCCTGGGAGGGACGGCCGGGCAACGCCACCGCCATCTTCATGCTGGCCGCGGTCGTCTACCTCTATTCCCGTCCTTCGTACACGTTCAGGCCGCTCTCCGTCCGCTTCCCCGCCCTGCCGCGGCAGTCGCGCGATGTGGCGCTGATGTGGCTAGCCGGGGCCGTCATCCTGGGGTCGTTGGGCCTGTTGCTCTTTGCCTCGCACGGCGGCGAGCTCATCGCTTGGGCGCCCTACCTGGCTTCGCTGCTGTGCCTGGTGGCTGCGGCCCAAGTACTCCGCCGTCACGAGGAACGCGCCCCTCGTCCTCTGGGGCGCGAGTGGGCCTTTCTGGCCGCCATACTGAGCTGGGGCGCCTTCATGCGACTGCACCGGCTGGATTCCTTCCCGGCAGGCATCTACTACGACGAGGCCGTCAACGCCATGGAGGGCCTGCGCGCCCTGGCTGAGGGCTACTTCCCCCCCTTCTTCGCCGGGGAGTTAGGCTTCTACGGCCGCTTCGGAGCTCTGTACGAGTACTGGGTGGGGGCGGCGCTCTCCTTCTGGGGCAGTAATGAGTTGGCCCTGCGCCTGACTGCCGTGTTCCCCGGCCTGCTGGCCTTGCCTCTCTTCTACCTTCTCGCGCGGGAGCTCTTCGACCGGCCGGTGGCTCTGGCGGCTACCCTGATGCTGGCCACCAGCCGCTGGCACGCCAACTTCAGTCGCATCGCCTTCGATGCCATCCTGGTGCCCACCTTGCTGCTGGCGGCCCTGCTGTTTCTGGTGCGGGGCATTCACCGCAGCCAACGCAGTGGCTACCTGCTAGCAGGGATCTGCCTGGGCCTGGGGCTCATGACCTATACCGCCTTCCGGTTGGCACCCCTCCTACTACTGGCGGCGGTTACCCTATACGTGCTCCTGCGCCAGCTTCCCCTGAAGGAAGCCGCCCTCGGCCTGGCTCTGCTGATCGCCGCCACTGCGGTGGCCGCTACCCCCGAAATACACCACTACCTGAGCGACCCCGAGTCCTTCTCCGAGCGCACCCGCCGGGTGTCCATCCAGGGAGACCGAAGCCTGTGGGAAGCCCGCGAGGACGTGCTGGAGAGCCTCAAAAGGCACTTGGGGATGTTCAACTTGGCCGGCGACCGCAACGGCCGCCACAACCTGCCCGGTGCCCCTCAGCTTCATCCCCTCACGGGTTCCCTCTTCGTTCTAGGGGCCTTCGGCTGTCTGGCACTCCTCCGAGCCCCACAGTCGTGGATGCTGCTGGTGTGGATTCTGGTGATGCTGCCGGCGGGCGTGCTCAGCGTCCTCTTCGAGGCGCCCCAGGCTCTGCGCACTATCGGGCTGGTCCCGGCCGTCTACCTCATCGCCGCCGTACCTCTGGCCGATCTCTGGAGTCGCTGGTGCGATACCTTCGGTGCTCGTCGCTGGCGACTCCTGGCACCCGCACTAGCCGCCGGACTGGTGTGGCTCCTTGCCGGGTCTTATCACACCTTCTTCCTCCGTCAGGCTAGCGACTTTGCCGTGTGGAACGGCTTCTCCACCCCCGAGACGCATATGGCTCTGTCCATCCGAGCTCGCGGCCAAGGGAGGACCATATACGTAGACCCGGTCTTGCACGGCCAGCCCACCGTTCGTTTCCTCCTCCCCGAGTACGCGGAACCGGACCCCTACGTGCCTCAGGAAGTTCTGCCCCTGCGCGAAAGCGGCCCTGAAGGGGCTCTGGTGTTCGTGTGGGAGCAGCACCGCTCGCTGGCCCAGCTCCTGGCTCGCTGGTATCCCACCGCTGAACTGGTGGAGCACGCCAATCCCGCCGATGGTCATGCTTCCATGTACGAGTTCATCCTCAGCCCGGCCGACATCGAGCAGCCGCGCGGGCTGGAGATGGAGACCGCATGGCCGGGTGAGTCCGGCGGCCCTCTGCCGTCACCTCGGCTGGAACTGGAACTGGCAGAAGGGATGCCCCTGCCTCAGGCAGTGACCTGGCGTGGCGTCCTGGTTGCGCCCCAGTCCGGGACCTACCGCTTCCGGCTCGAGGCGCCGGGACAGGCGGCCGTGATGCTGGATGGGGCCACCGTAGTTCGGGCGCCGGAGGTCCGCACGGCCGAAGTGCACCTGGCGCGCGGCCGGCACGACCTGTGGGCCCAGCTCCTGCCCGATCGCGCCGGGCGGCTGCAGTTCCTGTGGCGCCTTCCCGACGCGACGGAGTATGTCGCGGTGTCCGAGCAGTACTTCTATCACTTCCCCGTCGAGCCCGGCGGCCTCCAGGGAGACTATCTGCCCGGTGCCGGCGACGACTGGTCGCCGTCGGCTCTTGCTCCCGCCGGGTCGAGCCAAGGCTTCAGCCGGGTGGATCCCTGGGTGGACATGTTCGTGCACAAGCTGCCGCTGGAGCGACCCTACCGGGTGCGGTGGCATGGCTGGCTGGTGCCGCCCATGCCGGGGCAGTACGTGCTGTCCCTCTCGGCCCGAGATCGCGCCCAGCTGTGGCTGGACGGGGAGCCGGTGCTAGACACGGCGGAGCCGGAGGTCCCAGCGCTCCTGGCGGTGGAGCTAGCGTGGGCGGTACCCATCGAGGTCCGTTTCTGGGACGAGACGGGCCACACCAGGGTGAAGCTCCGCTGGCTGCGGCCGGATGGACTGGAGGAGGTGGTGCCCACCAGTGCCCTGCTACCCCCCGCTCCGAGGGCCGTAGCAGTAGGAGACTGA
- a CDS encoding TIGR03663 family protein, giving the protein MNDDARQVKVEAEPAAPEREEKPLPGASWLDRPLVEAFSLNLEQGVYLVLLLLAVATRFWDLGARAMSHDESLHALFSWKLYRGEGYAHDPMMHGPFLFHANALIYFLFGVSDYTARIVPALFGVAMVGLPYLFRRWMGRAGALMAAVLILVSPSLLYYSRYIRNDIYITVWTLLLAFSLFSYVRDHRPRWLTLASLVLILSIATKEVAFITAFIGLTFVALVLVWERASERARSVLQLGSGGAALGLVALVVALHLATRPDPTGAPSLAVRLTPNLMFVSLLLAAALAATLFFPRDRRQFTEALRLLNWERLRLPLIVFVAVYVVLFTTFFTNPRGIVTGSVGAIGYWLAQQPVQRGSQPWYYYFFLMPFYDLAPFFVGLPALGYLMAKAARRRLAADLGDGYWLSFLAYWAITSLVIYSWAGEKMPWLVVHPVLPLLFIAAQVVGRWLSAQDWQSWLRRGGLTLSGLLVLMGAALLVMIRVRPLQGFSLSQLNATGQWLGALAVLAVLGWLSFGRARQLGTTGVANSAKVLGLSLILALTVRFAWMASYINYDLVNEFLVYAHGTPDIKLVMSQIEEISRRITGGNELAFSYDQEDVWPLEWYVKDYPNRIFYGNEPTKTAMEAPVVIVNSDNEAKAKPLLGDRYFRFQHRVVWWPVESYKNLTPARILDVLRDRDRLDTWLTIWLYRRHPTPFSDWPYQNRFALYIRKDVLNQMWDLGVTLAIPAEMPPDPYQEVWREMPASLVVGSQGQEEGRFTQPRGVAVAPDGNVYVVDSGNHRVQVFTPQGQFLHSWGGPGNGPGQFTEPWGIAVAPNGDVYVADTWNHRVQWFSARGDFQGMWGYFADAGGNLQASPGGFWGPRDLVVDSEGYVYVTDTGNKRIQKFTAQGEFVAVYGSGDVAGPGFDEPVGLAEDGAGNYFVADTWNRRIVRLDRSFRFVDDWPVESWEGESVMNKPYLAADSQYIYAADPEAYRILVFDHEGEIVLSFGRYGTDAAGMNLPTGLALDREGRLWVTDSANHRLLRFSDPRP; this is encoded by the coding sequence ATGAATGACGACGCACGGCAAGTCAAAGTAGAAGCGGAACCGGCAGCCCCCGAGCGCGAGGAGAAGCCTCTCCCGGGCGCGAGTTGGCTTGACCGGCCCCTGGTAGAGGCGTTCAGCTTGAATCTGGAGCAGGGCGTCTACCTGGTGCTCCTGCTACTGGCGGTCGCCACTCGCTTCTGGGACCTGGGCGCCCGGGCTATGAGCCACGACGAGAGCCTACATGCCCTCTTCTCCTGGAAGCTGTACCGGGGCGAGGGCTACGCTCACGACCCCATGATGCACGGCCCCTTCCTCTTCCACGCCAACGCTCTGATCTACTTCCTGTTCGGGGTGAGCGACTACACGGCCCGCATCGTTCCCGCCTTGTTCGGGGTGGCCATGGTGGGCCTTCCCTACCTCTTCCGGCGCTGGATGGGCCGCGCCGGAGCGCTGATGGCAGCCGTGCTCATCCTGGTGAGCCCGTCGCTGCTCTACTACTCCCGCTACATTCGCAACGACATCTACATCACCGTCTGGACCCTGCTGCTGGCGTTCTCGCTCTTCTCCTACGTGCGCGACCACCGGCCTCGCTGGCTTACTTTGGCTTCGCTGGTGCTCATCCTGTCCATCGCCACCAAGGAAGTGGCCTTCATCACCGCCTTCATCGGCCTCACCTTCGTGGCTCTGGTGCTGGTCTGGGAGCGAGCTTCGGAGCGGGCCCGCTCGGTTCTGCAGCTGGGCTCAGGCGGGGCAGCTCTGGGGCTGGTGGCCCTGGTGGTGGCCCTTCACTTAGCCACCCGACCTGATCCTACTGGCGCCCCCTCACTGGCGGTCCGGCTCACTCCCAACCTGATGTTCGTTAGCCTTCTCCTGGCCGCTGCCCTGGCAGCCACCCTGTTCTTCCCCCGCGACCGGCGCCAGTTCACCGAGGCCCTGCGCTTACTCAACTGGGAGCGCCTGCGCTTGCCGCTGATCGTCTTCGTGGCTGTCTACGTAGTGCTGTTCACTACCTTCTTCACCAACCCTCGCGGTATCGTGACCGGCTCGGTGGGTGCCATTGGGTACTGGCTGGCGCAGCAGCCAGTTCAGCGGGGCAGCCAGCCCTGGTACTACTACTTCTTCCTCATGCCCTTCTACGACTTGGCCCCTTTCTTCGTCGGCCTGCCCGCGCTGGGTTACCTGATGGCCAAGGCGGCCAGGCGGCGGCTGGCTGCCGACCTGGGAGATGGCTACTGGCTCTCCTTTCTGGCCTACTGGGCTATCACTTCCCTAGTGATCTACTCCTGGGCCGGGGAGAAGATGCCCTGGTTGGTCGTCCACCCAGTGCTACCCCTGCTCTTCATCGCGGCCCAGGTAGTGGGCCGCTGGCTGAGCGCGCAGGACTGGCAGTCCTGGCTCCGCCGAGGAGGGCTCACCCTTAGCGGCCTTTTGGTGCTGATGGGTGCCGCGCTGCTGGTGATGATCCGGGTGCGGCCTCTGCAAGGGTTCTCCTTGAGCCAGCTCAACGCCACCGGCCAGTGGCTGGGGGCACTCGCTGTCTTGGCCGTGCTCGGGTGGCTGTCCTTTGGCCGTGCCCGGCAGCTGGGGACAACGGGAGTGGCCAACTCCGCTAAGGTACTGGGGCTGAGCCTGATCCTGGCCCTGACCGTGCGTTTCGCCTGGATGGCGAGCTACATCAACTACGACCTGGTCAACGAGTTCCTCGTCTATGCCCACGGCACGCCCGACATCAAGCTAGTCATGAGCCAGATCGAGGAGATCTCCCGCCGCATCACTGGGGGGAATGAACTGGCTTTCTCCTACGACCAGGAGGATGTCTGGCCCCTGGAGTGGTACGTCAAGGACTACCCCAACCGCATCTTCTATGGCAACGAGCCCACCAAGACGGCCATGGAGGCCCCTGTCGTGATCGTTAACAGCGACAACGAGGCCAAGGCTAAGCCTCTCCTGGGCGATCGCTACTTCCGCTTCCAGCACCGGGTGGTGTGGTGGCCGGTAGAGAGCTACAAGAACCTGACCCCGGCGCGCATTCTGGACGTCCTCCGCGACCGTGATCGCCTGGACACCTGGCTCACCATATGGCTGTACCGGCGCCACCCGACGCCCTTCTCCGACTGGCCTTACCAGAACCGCTTCGCCCTCTACATCCGCAAAGATGTGCTCAACCAGATGTGGGACCTGGGCGTCACCCTGGCCATACCGGCAGAGATGCCGCCCGACCCCTACCAGGAAGTGTGGCGGGAGATGCCCGCCTCTCTGGTGGTAGGTTCCCAGGGCCAGGAAGAGGGCAGATTCACCCAGCCGCGGGGTGTAGCCGTGGCCCCCGACGGCAACGTGTACGTGGTGGACAGCGGCAACCACCGGGTGCAGGTCTTCACCCCTCAGGGCCAGTTCCTCCATTCCTGGGGCGGCCCCGGCAACGGCCCGGGCCAGTTCACCGAGCCCTGGGGCATCGCCGTGGCCCCCAACGGCGATGTCTACGTGGCCGACACCTGGAATCACCGGGTGCAGTGGTTCAGCGCCCGCGGCGATTTCCAGGGCATGTGGGGCTACTTCGCCGATGCTGGCGGCAATCTCCAGGCCAGTCCAGGCGGCTTCTGGGGACCCAGAGACCTGGTGGTGGACTCCGAGGGTTATGTGTACGTGACCGATACCGGCAACAAGCGCATCCAGAAGTTCACCGCCCAGGGTGAGTTCGTGGCCGTCTACGGATCAGGCGATGTTGCCGGCCCCGGGTTCGACGAGCCGGTCGGCCTGGCCGAGGACGGGGCGGGCAACTACTTCGTCGCCGACACTTGGAACCGCCGAATAGTGCGCCTCGACCGGTCCTTCCGCTTCGTGGACGACTGGCCCGTGGAGTCCTGGGAAGGCGAGAGCGTCATGAACAAGCCCTACCTGGCTGCTGACAGCCAGTACATCTACGCCGCCGACCCGGAGGCGTATCGCATTCTCGTGTTCGACCACGAGGGTGAGATCGTCCTCAGCTTCGGCCGCTACGGCACCGACGCCGCTGGGATGAACCTGCCCACCGGGCTGGCGCTGGACCGCGAGGGGCGGTTGTGGGTGACCGACTCGGCGAACCACCGGCTGCTACGGTTCAGCGACCCCCGACCCTAG
- a CDS encoding PD-(D/E)XK nuclease family protein → MALPPDFQFSQSLLQDYVDCPRRFQLRHLRRLAWPAVESEPFLEHERHLRQGAAFHRLVWQHLSGLDLGALSATALEPDLARWWSTYQEHSPTRLPGRLYPEAVLSGSVGGFRLVARYDLLALEPGGQAVIVDWKTGPTRPSDRWLEGRLQTVVYRYLLVEAGGSLTDGVPPEPDGVRMVYWFPEHPTDPATLPYDSHRHAADARYLERLVGEIASREEEGLPQADDPRRCAFCSYRSLCARGQQAGWRPPDEDDSSEEIILDFEQVAEIAF, encoded by the coding sequence GTGGCCCTACCGCCTGACTTCCAGTTCAGCCAGAGCCTGCTCCAGGACTACGTGGACTGCCCGCGGCGCTTCCAGCTGCGGCACCTGCGCCGCCTGGCCTGGCCGGCGGTGGAGTCAGAGCCCTTCCTGGAGCACGAACGGCACCTCCGGCAGGGCGCCGCCTTCCACCGCCTGGTGTGGCAGCACCTTTCCGGGCTGGATCTGGGCGCGCTCTCCGCCACCGCCCTCGAGCCCGATCTGGCGCGCTGGTGGAGCACCTACCAGGAGCATTCCCCGACGCGGCTGCCCGGCCGTCTCTACCCGGAAGCCGTCCTGTCGGGCAGCGTGGGCGGCTTCCGGCTGGTAGCCAGGTACGACCTGCTGGCCCTAGAGCCCGGCGGCCAGGCAGTCATAGTGGACTGGAAGACGGGCCCCACGCGTCCGTCCGACCGGTGGCTGGAGGGGCGACTGCAGACCGTCGTCTACCGTTACCTGCTGGTGGAGGCCGGCGGCAGCCTCACCGATGGCGTTCCCCCGGAGCCCGATGGGGTGCGCATGGTGTACTGGTTCCCGGAGCACCCGACCGACCCTGCCACGTTGCCGTACGACTCCCATCGCCACGCCGCCGATGCCCGCTACCTGGAGCGTCTGGTGGGGGAGATCGCCTCCCGGGAAGAGGAGGGCCTGCCCCAGGCGGACGACCCCCGCCGCTGCGCCTTCTGCTCCTATCGCTCCCTGTGCGCCCGGGGCCAGCAAGCGGGATGGCGGCCGCCGGACGAGGACGACTCCTCTGAAGAGATCATCCTCGACTTCGAGCAAGTGGCCGAGATCGCGTTCTAG
- a CDS encoding DEAD/DEAH box helicase: MTFRPRPKQEEVLAYRGGKMGIAAVPGSGKTVTLSCLAAKLVAEGGLEDDQEVLIVTLVNSAVDHFARQVAGFVRAGGLLPNLGYRVCTLHSLAHDIVRERPGLVGLAEDFAIVDEPEAERLIRDVVASWLRTHPFLADDYLAPDLTEPQRKAIQREHWPRLMEEVAGATIRRAKDLQLGPEQLRDLIEAYGQPLPLLQAASDIYSDYQRSLAYRGAVDFDDLVRLALDALQLDADLLARLRHRWPYVLEDEAQDSTRLQEVLLRLLVGPVGNWVRVGDPNQAIYDTFTTADPRYLREFLQEPGVQRRELPNSGRSTPSIIRLANYLMDWCRHQHPVQELRAALAPPHIEPTPPGDSQPNPPDAPERIFLSTQLRTPREERQMVARNLARFLAEEPNATVAALVCTNEYGARLVAELRRLQVPCVELLTSTTATRDAARLLAAAVAHLADPLSPPKLAGLYRAWHERIHADDDGDADRPARMIGRCPRPEDFLHGRPGTDWLDQALLGLEGAVRERLEEFRAMVASWQEAVVLPPDQLILTLAQDLFHDPADLAMAHKLAVHLRRMDQATPGRHLPDLCRELSAIAANQRKLLGLSEDDTGFDPERHRGKVVVTTVHKAKGLEWDRVYLLSVNNYDFPSAQVHDSYKSERQFVRHHLNLQAEAEAQLEQVTGYRGQVTGCEAQGVKVGEQWSPGEGDPSVTNNLSPVTCNLSPVTCNLSPATYVEGEASRAARIRYCAERLRLLYVGITRARKELVVTCNSGRNGNMRPAAPLVALHTWWEENGRGPTA; encoded by the coding sequence GTGACTTTCAGGCCCAGGCCCAAGCAAGAGGAGGTGCTCGCCTACCGCGGGGGAAAGATGGGCATCGCCGCCGTGCCCGGCAGCGGCAAGACGGTGACCCTCTCCTGCCTGGCGGCCAAGCTGGTGGCCGAGGGCGGCCTCGAGGACGACCAGGAAGTGCTCATCGTCACCCTGGTCAACTCGGCCGTGGATCACTTCGCCCGCCAGGTGGCCGGCTTCGTGCGGGCCGGGGGCCTGCTGCCCAACCTGGGCTACCGCGTTTGCACCCTCCACTCCCTGGCCCACGACATCGTCCGCGAGCGTCCCGGGCTGGTGGGGCTGGCCGAAGACTTCGCCATCGTGGACGAGCCCGAGGCTGAGCGCCTCATCCGCGATGTGGTGGCGAGCTGGCTCCGCACCCATCCCTTCCTGGCCGATGACTACCTGGCACCCGATCTGACCGAACCGCAGCGCAAGGCCATCCAGCGGGAGCACTGGCCCCGCCTGATGGAGGAGGTCGCCGGAGCCACGATCAGGCGGGCCAAGGACCTGCAACTCGGGCCGGAGCAGTTGCGCGACTTGATCGAGGCCTATGGGCAGCCTCTGCCTCTCCTGCAGGCCGCCAGCGATATCTACTCCGACTACCAGCGATCCCTGGCCTACCGGGGTGCGGTGGACTTCGACGACCTGGTGCGCCTGGCCCTGGACGCCCTGCAACTGGACGCAGACCTCCTGGCCCGCCTGCGTCACCGCTGGCCCTACGTACTGGAAGACGAGGCGCAGGACAGCACCCGCCTCCAGGAGGTCCTCCTGCGCCTGCTGGTGGGGCCCGTAGGCAACTGGGTCCGGGTGGGCGACCCCAACCAGGCCATCTACGACACCTTCACCACCGCCGACCCGCGCTACCTGCGGGAGTTCTTGCAGGAGCCGGGCGTGCAGCGCCGTGAGCTCCCCAACTCCGGTCGCTCCACTCCGAGCATCATCAGGCTGGCCAACTACCTCATGGACTGGTGCCGCCACCAGCACCCGGTGCAGGAGCTCCGGGCGGCGCTGGCTCCTCCGCACATCGAGCCCACGCCCCCCGGAGACTCCCAGCCCAACCCCCCGGACGCTCCCGAGCGGATCTTCCTTTCAACCCAGTTGAGGACGCCGAGGGAGGAACGGCAGATGGTGGCCCGGAACCTGGCCCGATTCCTGGCCGAGGAGCCCAACGCCACCGTGGCCGCCCTGGTGTGCACCAACGAGTACGGCGCCCGACTGGTGGCGGAGCTCCGCCGCCTCCAGGTGCCCTGCGTCGAGCTCCTCACCAGCACCACCGCCACTCGCGACGCGGCTCGCCTGCTGGCCGCCGCCGTCGCTCACCTGGCCGACCCGCTCTCCCCGCCCAAGCTGGCTGGCCTCTACCGCGCCTGGCATGAGCGTATCCACGCAGACGATGATGGAGACGCCGACCGCCCAGCCCGGATGATCGGCCGCTGTCCTAGGCCGGAGGACTTCCTGCATGGCCGCCCGGGGACGGACTGGCTAGACCAGGCTCTCCTTGGCCTGGAGGGGGCCGTCCGAGAGCGGCTGGAGGAGTTCCGGGCCATGGTGGCAAGCTGGCAGGAGGCCGTGGTCCTGCCCCCCGACCAACTGATACTCACCCTGGCGCAGGACCTGTTCCACGATCCGGCCGACCTGGCGATGGCGCACAAGCTGGCGGTGCACTTGCGCCGGATGGATCAGGCCACCCCGGGCCGGCACCTTCCCGATCTCTGTCGCGAGCTGAGTGCCATCGCCGCCAACCAACGGAAACTCCTCGGCCTCAGCGAGGACGACACCGGCTTCGACCCGGAGCGCCACCGGGGCAAGGTGGTGGTGACTACCGTCCACAAGGCCAAGGGCCTGGAGTGGGACCGCGTCTACCTGCTCTCTGTCAACAACTACGACTTTCCCTCCGCCCAGGTGCACGACTCCTACAAGTCCGAGAGGCAGTTCGTGCGCCACCACCTCAACCTGCAAGCCGAGGCCGAAGCGCAGCTAGAACAGGTTACAGGTTACAGGGGACAGGTTACAGGGTGTGAGGCGCAGGGAGTAAAGGTCGGGGAACAGTGGTCGCCGGGCGAGGGGGATCCCTCCGTCACCAACAACCTGTCCCCTGTAACCTGTAACCTATCCCCTGTAACCTGTAACCTATCCCCTGCAACCTACGTAGAGGGCGAAGCCAGCCGGGCGGCCCGCATCCGGTATTGCGCCGAGCGACTGCGGCTGCTCTACGTGGGCATCACCCGGGCCCGGAAGGAGTTGGTGGTGACCTGCAACAGCGGCCGTAACGGCAACATGCGCCCCGCCGCCCCCCTCGTCGCCCTACACACCTGGTGGGAGGAGAATGGCCGTGGCCCTACCGCCTGA